One genomic window of Desmospora activa DSM 45169 includes the following:
- the betB gene encoding betaine-aldehyde dehydrogenase, protein MAWKMYIDGEWVDARSGKTRSVINPYNQEEIAVVPEGEHEDAERAIQSARRAFDQGEWPHRPASERGKKLFEVARLIDRDQEELAYLETLDTGKTLVESRADMEDIANVFRYYAGLADKDGGEEIDPPVNGAVSRVVREPVGVCGMITPWNFPLLQASWKLAPALAAGCTMVLKPSEITPLTTLKIAQLLNEVGFPKGVVNVVTGPGDSVGATLSQSEQVDLISFTGGIETGRKIMQAASNNMKKIALELGGKNPNIVFADSDFETTVDYALNAVYFHAGQVCSAGARLLVEESIHNRFVEELVNRVKKIRLGSGLAESTQMGPLISEEHRSKVERYIELGQAEGAQLLIGGRRPQGEELQRGFFLEPTIFDGCRSDMRIVQEETFGPILTVETFRTEEEAIRLANDSIYGLAGAVWTQDLNQAQRVAKALRMGTVWINDFHPYFPQAPWGGYKQSGIGRELGKTGLEEYTEQKHIFQNLKPHPMNWF, encoded by the coding sequence TTGGCGTGGAAGATGTATATCGACGGAGAGTGGGTGGATGCCCGTTCTGGTAAGACGCGGTCGGTGATTAATCCGTACAACCAAGAGGAGATCGCCGTTGTTCCCGAAGGGGAGCACGAAGATGCCGAACGTGCCATTCAGTCGGCTCGACGGGCGTTTGACCAAGGGGAGTGGCCCCATAGACCGGCATCGGAGCGGGGTAAGAAGTTGTTTGAAGTGGCGCGGTTGATCGATCGCGACCAGGAAGAATTGGCTTATTTGGAGACATTGGATACCGGAAAAACGCTGGTAGAGAGCCGAGCGGATATGGAGGATATCGCCAATGTTTTCCGATACTATGCCGGTTTGGCGGACAAAGACGGCGGCGAAGAGATTGATCCGCCAGTGAATGGTGCGGTAAGTCGAGTTGTACGTGAACCGGTAGGCGTGTGTGGGATGATTACGCCGTGGAATTTTCCTTTGCTGCAAGCATCGTGGAAATTGGCTCCCGCTTTGGCTGCCGGTTGTACCATGGTTTTAAAGCCGAGTGAGATCACTCCGCTGACAACGTTAAAGATTGCTCAACTGTTGAATGAGGTAGGCTTCCCCAAAGGTGTGGTCAACGTGGTGACAGGACCGGGAGATTCGGTGGGAGCAACCTTGTCCCAATCCGAGCAAGTGGATCTGATCTCCTTTACCGGCGGCATTGAGACCGGTCGCAAGATTATGCAGGCCGCCTCCAACAATATGAAAAAAATCGCCTTGGAACTGGGCGGGAAGAATCCCAATATCGTTTTTGCCGACAGTGATTTTGAAACAACCGTCGACTATGCGCTCAATGCGGTGTATTTTCATGCCGGGCAAGTCTGTTCAGCCGGTGCCCGCCTGCTGGTAGAAGAGAGTATTCATAATCGGTTTGTAGAAGAATTGGTCAACCGGGTGAAAAAGATTCGTCTGGGTAGCGGACTGGCGGAATCGACTCAGATGGGGCCGCTGATCTCGGAGGAGCATCGGTCCAAAGTGGAACGGTATATCGAACTGGGGCAAGCGGAAGGCGCCCAGCTTCTGATCGGTGGTAGGCGACCGCAAGGGGAGGAATTGCAGCGCGGATTTTTCCTGGAGCCGACGATTTTTGACGGTTGCCGCTCCGATATGCGGATTGTACAGGAGGAAACCTTTGGCCCTATCTTGACGGTGGAAACCTTCCGTACAGAAGAGGAAGCGATCCGTCTGGCCAATGATTCCATCTACGGTTTGGCTGGTGCGGTCTGGACTCAGGATCTTAATCAAGCACAGCGAGTGGCAAAAGCGCTGCGGATGGGAACCGTTTGGATCAATGATTTCCACCCTTACTTTCCGCAAGCGCCATGGGGAGGCTACAAGCAATCCGGAATCGGCCGTGAACTGGGTAAAACCGGGTTGGAGGAGTATACCGAACAGAAACACATCTTCCAAAACCTAAAGCCACATCCGATGAATTGGTTTTAG
- a CDS encoding iron-containing alcohol dehydrogenase, with translation MMRFEQMIDRKEFVMPTTVVSGIGVAAQAGEEVKALGVTKAMIVTDQGIYRAGIVDPIADSLKKAGIDLTIFHEIKGEPDTELIAKGSAFFQEQGCDGLVAVGGGSSMDTAKAIGVEVVHGEPVLQYEASDTGKPLEKRIPPLTTIPTTAGTGSEVTQWAVIKDPVREIKFNTGGPLIPAHLAIIDPELHLSMPPHITAATGVDALSHAIECYTMHQSQPITDAVALLAIEYVGKYLRRAYANGQDIEARYGMAQAAMLAGLSYGSDSAGAAHAMAQTLGGMVPVMHGQCVSAMLPAVMEFNWMGCPDKFARIAQALGVNTAGMTVEEAAQTAVVEVERLVADVEIPTLLQQGVNPEAIDRYAQAAFDDPQTIGNPRTLTLESYKWIYRRCLQLEESTIPSRLYNR, from the coding sequence ATGATGCGTTTTGAACAGATGATCGATCGCAAAGAATTTGTGATGCCCACCACAGTGGTATCCGGGATCGGAGTTGCCGCTCAAGCAGGTGAAGAAGTAAAAGCCCTCGGTGTTACCAAAGCGATGATTGTGACGGATCAAGGAATTTATCGAGCGGGGATCGTTGATCCAATTGCCGACAGCTTAAAAAAAGCGGGAATCGATCTCACCATTTTTCATGAGATTAAAGGAGAGCCGGACACAGAGCTGATTGCAAAAGGAAGCGCGTTTTTTCAAGAACAGGGCTGTGATGGCTTGGTGGCGGTCGGAGGCGGCAGCTCCATGGATACGGCCAAAGCGATCGGGGTTGAGGTGGTTCATGGGGAACCCGTTCTTCAATATGAAGCATCAGATACAGGGAAACCCCTGGAAAAACGGATTCCGCCCTTGACCACCATTCCGACCACTGCTGGTACAGGCAGTGAAGTGACGCAATGGGCGGTGATCAAAGACCCGGTGCGGGAGATTAAATTTAATACCGGCGGGCCGTTGATCCCGGCTCATCTGGCCATTATCGACCCTGAGCTCCATCTCTCTATGCCGCCACACATCACAGCAGCTACCGGTGTCGACGCCTTGTCTCACGCGATCGAATGTTATACCATGCACCAATCCCAACCGATCACCGATGCCGTCGCACTGTTGGCAATTGAATACGTGGGGAAATATTTGCGACGCGCTTATGCCAATGGGCAAGACATCGAAGCCCGCTACGGTATGGCCCAGGCGGCGATGTTGGCGGGTTTATCCTACGGCAGTGACTCCGCTGGTGCCGCTCATGCAATGGCACAAACCTTGGGGGGAATGGTGCCGGTGATGCACGGCCAATGCGTCTCCGCGATGTTGCCCGCAGTGATGGAGTTTAACTGGATGGGATGCCCGGATAAATTTGCCCGTATCGCTCAGGCGTTGGGGGTGAATACCGCCGGGATGACGGTGGAAGAGGCGGCGCAAACTGCGGTTGTCGAGGTGGAACGGCTGGTGGCCGATGTGGAAATTCCGACGCTATTGCAGCAGGGAGTGAACCCTGAAGCGATTGATCGTTACGCCCAAGCAGCTTTTGACGATCCACAAACCATCGGTAACCCTCGAACCTTGACCTTGGAAAGTTACAAATGGATTTACCGCCGTTGTCTCCAATTGGAGGAATCGACGATCCCGTCCCGTT